The Clostridium septicum genome contains a region encoding:
- a CDS encoding ABC transporter ATP-binding protein: protein MKVLEVNNLRKKLGKREIIKGVTFSVEEGEIFGFLGPNGAGKTTTIRMLVGLIKPDSGVISICGHDIQKESIKALEQVGAVVENPELYKYLSGRENLMQIARIRKVSVEEVNDTIKLVGLENRIDDKVKRYSLGMKQRLGLAASLLSSPKLLILDEPTNGLDPSGIIDFREIVKQAARKRGMAVFVSSHILAEVQNLCDRVAFINDGVIKAVEDIHDNTMATEKDIICLVSSSDKATLIKEIKSQTFVQNVREIEKGLEIILESNKTPSLVNALVNANLEIEEVFKERKGLEQRYMELVEGGIR, encoded by the coding sequence GTGAAGGTTTTAGAAGTAAATAATTTACGTAAAAAACTTGGGAAGAGAGAAATCATAAAGGGAGTAACATTTTCTGTAGAAGAAGGAGAAATATTTGGATTTTTAGGACCAAATGGAGCAGGAAAGACAACAACAATAAGAATGCTAGTGGGACTTATCAAACCTGATTCAGGAGTAATTTCAATTTGTGGACATGATATACAAAAGGAATCTATTAAGGCATTAGAGCAAGTTGGAGCTGTTGTTGAAAATCCAGAATTATATAAATACCTAAGCGGTAGAGAAAATCTTATGCAAATTGCAAGAATAAGAAAGGTCTCAGTAGAAGAAGTTAATGATACTATTAAGTTAGTTGGATTAGAAAATAGAATAGATGATAAAGTAAAAAGATATTCTTTAGGTATGAAACAAAGATTAGGTTTGGCAGCCTCACTTTTATCAAGTCCTAAATTATTGATATTGGACGAACCAACTAATGGTTTAGATCCATCAGGTATTATAGATTTTAGAGAAATTGTAAAGCAAGCAGCAAGAAAAAGAGGAATGGCTGTTTTTGTATCATCACATATATTAGCTGAAGTACAGAATTTATGTGATAGAGTTGCATTTATAAATGATGGGGTAATAAAAGCGGTAGAAGATATACATGATAATACTATGGCAACAGAAAAAGACATAATATGTTTAGTATCTTCAAGTGATAAAGCTACTTTAATAAAAGAAATAAAATCACAAACTTTTGTACAAAACGTTAGAGAAATAGAAAAGGGATTAGAAATAATATTAGAATCTAATAAAACTCCTAGCTTAGTAAATGCTTTAGTAAATGCTAATTTAGAAATAGAAGAAGTCTTTAAAGAGAGAAAGGGACTAGAACAAAGATATATGGAATTAGTAGAAGGAGGTATTAGATAG
- a CDS encoding YbaB/EbfC family nucleoid-associated protein, translating to MAKGGFPGGFGGGNINNLMKQAQKLQKDMEQMQKDLETKEFEASVGGGAVVVKANGKKEVISINIKPEVVDADDVEMLEDLVLSAVNEVLRKAEEETANNMGKLTGGMNIPGLF from the coding sequence ATGGCAAAAGGAGGATTCCCTGGTGGATTTGGGGGAGGAAATATAAATAACCTAATGAAACAAGCTCAAAAGCTTCAAAAAGACATGGAACAAATGCAAAAGGATCTTGAAACAAAGGAATTCGAAGCATCTGTTGGAGGCGGAGCAGTAGTAGTTAAAGCTAATGGTAAGAAAGAAGTTATTTCAATTAATATAAAACCAGAAGTTGTAGATGCTGATGACGTAGAAATGTTAGAAGATTTAGTTCTTAGTGCAGTAAATGAAGTATTAAGAAAAGCTGAAGAAGAAACAGCTAATAATATGGGTAAACTTACAGGTGGAATGAACATACCTGGGTTATTTTAA
- a CDS encoding pyridoxal-phosphate-dependent aminotransferase family protein translates to MHKKLFIPGPVEVRADVLEQMAKPMIGHRSKEASILQRRISDNLRKIFYTESEILLSTTSGSGLMEGAIRSCTAKRAAVFSIGAFGKRWYEMAVANNVPADLFEVKMGQSITPEMVDRELKTGKYDLVAVTHNETSTGVMNPVEDIGEVIKKYKDIVFIVDTVSSAVGTKIEVDKWGIDICITSTQKAIGLPPGMSICTFSKKAKERAEKVPNRGFYLDLLALYKYIQKKDYQYPSTPSLSHMYALDYQLDYILNKEGLENRFKRHIEMAQVVRKWAEKYFEIFPDKKCLSNTLTTIKNTTSIDISDLNKKLGERGFQISNGYGILKDKTFRIAHMADCQISDINDLLKNINEILKLE, encoded by the coding sequence ATGCATAAAAAACTATTTATTCCTGGACCTGTTGAAGTACGGGCTGATGTTTTAGAGCAAATGGCGAAACCTATGATAGGTCATAGAAGTAAAGAGGCTTCTATACTTCAACGAAGAATAAGCGATAATTTAAGAAAGATTTTTTATACTGAAAGTGAGATTTTACTTTCAACTACTTCAGGAAGCGGACTTATGGAGGGGGCAATAAGATCTTGTACTGCTAAAAGAGCTGCTGTATTTTCTATAGGAGCCTTTGGAAAAAGGTGGTATGAAATGGCAGTGGCTAATAATGTTCCAGCAGATTTATTTGAAGTAAAAATGGGGCAATCTATAACACCTGAAATGGTGGATAGGGAATTAAAAACAGGGAAATATGATTTGGTGGCAGTTACACATAATGAGACATCAACAGGAGTAATGAATCCAGTTGAAGATATTGGAGAGGTAATAAAGAAATATAAGGATATAGTGTTTATAGTAGATACTGTTAGTTCAGCAGTAGGGACTAAAATAGAAGTAGACAAATGGGGAATAGATATTTGTATTACTTCAACACAAAAGGCAATAGGACTTCCACCAGGAATGTCTATTTGTACATTCTCTAAAAAGGCTAAAGAAAGAGCAGAAAAGGTTCCTAATAGAGGGTTTTATTTAGATCTTTTAGCATTATATAAATATATTCAAAAAAAGGATTACCAATATCCTTCAACACCATCATTATCTCATATGTATGCCTTAGATTATCAGCTTGATTACATTCTTAATAAAGAAGGATTAGAAAATAGATTTAAAAGACATATTGAAATGGCGCAGGTAGTTAGAAAATGGGCAGAGAAATATTTTGAAATATTTCCAGATAAAAAATGTTTATCTAATACTTTAACAACTATAAAGAATACAACAAGTATAGATATTTCAGATTTAAATAAAAAGTTGGGGGAAAGAGGTTTTCAAATCTCAAATGGATATGGAATATTAAAAGATAAAACATTTAGAATAGCTCATATGGCTGATTGTCAAATATCAGATATAAATGACTTATTAAAAAATATAAATGAAATATTAAAGTTAGAATAA
- the mscL gene encoding large-conductance mechanosensitive channel protein MscL, producing the protein MKEKGKKFFQEFKEFAMKGNIIDLAVGVVIGGAFNKIVSSLVKDVIMPLVGLLTGGVNFEYLTLVLKAEEGGKPAVTLNYGVFIQNVVDFLIIALSIFIMIKIINRLNRKKEEEKVVEEKKPSKEETLLTEIRDILKESNSCKSIENTNE; encoded by the coding sequence GTGAAAGAAAAAGGAAAAAAGTTTTTTCAAGAGTTTAAAGAGTTCGCTATGAAGGGTAACATTATAGATTTAGCTGTTGGGGTTGTTATAGGTGGAGCATTTAATAAAATAGTATCATCTTTAGTTAAAGATGTAATAATGCCTTTAGTTGGATTATTGACAGGCGGGGTAAATTTTGAATATTTAACATTAGTGCTTAAAGCAGAAGAAGGTGGAAAGCCAGCAGTTACATTAAACTATGGAGTATTTATTCAAAATGTAGTTGATTTTCTAATAATAGCATTATCAATATTTATTATGATTAAAATTATTAATAGGTTAAATAGGAAAAAAGAAGAAGAAAAAGTAGTGGAAGAAAAGAAACCTTCAAAGGAAGAAACATTATTAACTGAAATAAGAGATATATTGAAAGAATCAAATTCTTGTAAATCTATTGAAAACACTAATGAGTAA
- a CDS encoding pro-sigmaK processing inhibitor BofA family protein, which produces MDYRMMVYALVGLLLLYVVIKFLKWPLKILINGVIGIVLLYIANFIGGYLGFAIGINAVTALIAGFLGVPGVIFLIIFQLFL; this is translated from the coding sequence ATGGATTATAGAATGATGGTGTATGCTTTAGTTGGATTACTTTTACTATATGTAGTTATAAAATTTTTAAAATGGCCTTTAAAGATACTTATAAATGGTGTAATAGGAATAGTTTTATTGTATATAGCAAACTTTATAGGCGGATATCTTGGATTTGCTATAGGAATAAATGCAGTAACAGCTTTAATTGCAGGTTTTCTAGGGGTACCGGGTGTAATATTCCTAATAATTTTCCAATTATTTTTGTAA
- a CDS encoding ABC transporter permease subunit — translation MLFTLIKNEFIKLVKKAKTWIVFCLFCIFIGLTIFGAFKSDQNMRYNMSPEKQLEYVNEDLKYIDKEIADFKNMSEEDKIKNAQYILETESRKSEAEERKKEYENIITNGVPNDQWKKELDENIKYAEEAVKRWEEKEIDESNQTWYLQDKQRLEEYKYLKDNNIKPLYGWEFEAYGYMKTLMVFLALAVLVSGIAVFMSDIVSGECTPATLKFLLVQPITRGKVLLSKFITATLTTVTMIVGVELIGFGIVNLISPINTSIYPVTIGRLYKSQISKTTGIRELVSVAGSGEMVTNQELFVKAMLLQVLFIITACAVIFLISSVIKSSMVTMATTVVVSVFLTIGCVSLKPLKAIAHLIFLNYADTISVIVGSTPLMYGNVNMTMNNGIIVMIITSILSYVIGHLVFTRKDILI, via the coding sequence ATGTTATTTACATTAATAAAGAATGAGTTTATAAAGCTTGTTAAGAAGGCAAAAACTTGGATAGTGTTTTGTTTATTTTGTATATTTATAGGTTTGACTATATTTGGTGCATTTAAATCAGATCAAAATATGAGATATAATATGTCACCAGAAAAACAATTAGAATATGTAAATGAAGATTTAAAATATATAGATAAAGAAATAGCTGATTTTAAAAATATGTCAGAAGAGGATAAAATAAAAAATGCACAATATATTTTAGAAACAGAATCTAGAAAATCTGAAGCTGAAGAAAGAAAAAAAGAGTATGAGAATATTATAACTAATGGAGTTCCAAATGATCAGTGGAAGAAAGAACTAGATGAGAATATAAAATATGCAGAAGAAGCAGTTAAACGTTGGGAAGAAAAAGAAATAGATGAAAGTAATCAAACTTGGTATCTTCAAGATAAACAAAGATTAGAAGAATATAAATATCTTAAAGATAATAATATAAAACCTTTATATGGATGGGAGTTTGAAGCTTATGGTTATATGAAAACTCTTATGGTATTCTTAGCATTAGCAGTTTTAGTATCTGGTATTGCAGTATTTATGAGCGATATAGTATCAGGGGAATGTACACCAGCTACATTAAAATTCTTGTTGGTTCAGCCAATAACTAGAGGTAAAGTATTATTGTCTAAATTTATAACAGCTACACTAACAACAGTAACAATGATAGTTGGAGTAGAGCTTATAGGGTTTGGAATAGTAAATTTAATAAGTCCAATTAATACGTCAATTTATCCAGTAACAATAGGACGATTATATAAATCACAAATATCAAAAACAACAGGAATACGTGAGCTTGTATCGGTAGCAGGATCAGGTGAAATGGTTACAAATCAAGAACTATTTGTTAAGGCAATGCTATTGCAAGTATTATTTATAATAACAGCTTGTGCAGTAATATTCTTAATATCAAGTGTAATAAAAAGTAGTATGGTAACAATGGCAACAACTGTTGTTGTATCAGTTTTCCTTACAATAGGATGTGTATCATTAAAACCATTAAAAGCTATAGCCCATTTAATATTTTTAAATTATGCAGATACAATTAGTGTTATAGTTGGCTCAACTCCATTGATGTATGGCAATGTTAATATGACTATGAATAACGGTATAATAGTTATGATTATAACATCAATTTTAAGTTATGTAATAGGACATCTTGTATTTACTAGAAAAGATATCTTAATTTAA
- the recR gene encoding recombination mediator RecR — translation MDFYPVAIEKLIEEFAKLPSIGQKTAQRLTLHILNLPEDEVKEFATALVKARGTIKYCTVCGNFTDKDPCAICGNPNRDKNVICVVEQPKDIMTMEKVKEFNGIYHVLHGNLSPMQGRGPQDIRIRELVARMSADVKEVIIATNPNIEGEATAMYIARILKPLDIKVTRIASGIPVGGDLEYADEVTLSKALEGRKEI, via the coding sequence ATGGATTTTTATCCAGTTGCTATAGAAAAACTTATAGAAGAGTTTGCAAAGCTTCCAAGTATAGGGCAAAAAACAGCACAAAGGCTAACTTTGCATATTTTAAATTTGCCGGAGGATGAGGTAAAAGAGTTTGCGACAGCTCTTGTTAAAGCAAGAGGAACAATCAAATATTGTACAGTATGTGGTAATTTTACAGATAAAGATCCATGTGCGATATGTGGAAACCCTAATAGAGATAAAAATGTGATATGTGTAGTTGAACAGCCTAAAGATATTATGACAATGGAGAAAGTTAAAGAGTTTAATGGAATATATCATGTGTTGCATGGAAATTTATCTCCAATGCAAGGGCGAGGTCCCCAAGATATTAGAATAAGAGAATTGGTAGCAAGAATGAGTGCAGATGTTAAAGAAGTAATTATAGCTACCAACCCTAACATAGAAGGAGAAGCAACAGCTATGTATATAGCAAGAATTCTTAAACCTTTAGATATAAAGGTTACAAGAATAGCTTCAGGAATACCAGTAGGTGGAGATTTAGAGTATGCTGATGAAGTAACTCTTTCAAAAGCTTTAGAAGGCAGAAAAGAAATTTAA
- a CDS encoding YaaL family protein, with product MNKGIIMDLLMQKVDYSKEDQEIIDNIENARMEMEVAREMFNAVSDPKLIELAIHAEDVAKMRYDYLISIAKKREIRRNID from the coding sequence ATGAATAAGGGGATAATAATGGATTTATTAATGCAAAAGGTAGATTATAGTAAAGAAGATCAAGAAATAATTGACAATATAGAAAATGCTAGAATGGAAATGGAAGTAGCACGAGAAATGTTTAATGCAGTTAGTGATCCAAAGCTAATAGAACTTGCTATACATGCAGAAGATGTAGCTAAAATGAGATATGACTATTTAATTTCAATTGCTAAGAAAAGAGAAATACGAAGAAATATAGACTAA
- the cls gene encoding cardiolipin synthase — translation MRKVLKLLFSRMVIVGLLILIQLGILAFAIWKLSESFIYLYTLFIILSLIVVIYIVSRKDNPSYKLAWTIPVLLFPVFGGLFYLIFGGNKTSKEFKEKMAKVHNKTAKFLPQDVEILNEIQKEDKSIVNQVKYIKDYSMYPIYKNTTTEYLSPGEVFFEKLKEELKKAEHYIFMEYFIIQEGLMWDSILEILSEKARQGVDVRVIYDDMGCLQTLPYKYNEKLESLGIKCFVFNPFVPFVSLIMNNRDHRKITVIDGHTAFTGGINLADEYINEIVRFGHWKDASIMIKGEAVWNLTMMFLQVWDFNTNIQEDYELFKPDKHFEGIFESDGYVQPYGDSPLDSETVGENVYLNIINKAKDYVYINTPYLIVDNELVTALTLAAKGGVDIRIVTPHIEDKWYAHIVTRAYYAQLIEAGVKVYEYTPGFIHSKTFVSDDEIGVIGTINMDYRSLYLHFECGVWLYKTKSVFEIKEDFLNTLKVCQRITLEDCNKVKWSNRFIRSILRVFAPLM, via the coding sequence ATGAGAAAAGTACTAAAATTATTATTTAGTAGAATGGTTATTGTTGGATTGCTTATCTTAATTCAATTAGGAATCTTAGCTTTTGCTATATGGAAACTTAGTGAATCTTTTATTTACTTATATACACTATTTATAATACTAAGTCTTATAGTAGTTATTTATATAGTAAGTAGAAAAGATAATCCATCATATAAGCTTGCTTGGACAATACCAGTTCTTTTATTTCCTGTATTTGGGGGATTGTTTTATCTTATATTTGGAGGAAATAAAACAAGTAAAGAATTCAAAGAAAAGATGGCAAAGGTACATAATAAAACAGCCAAATTTTTACCACAAGATGTGGAAATATTAAATGAAATACAAAAGGAAGATAAGTCTATAGTAAATCAAGTAAAATATATAAAGGATTATTCTATGTATCCCATATATAAAAATACAACTACAGAATATTTATCACCTGGAGAAGTATTTTTTGAAAAATTAAAAGAAGAACTTAAAAAAGCTGAACATTATATATTTATGGAATACTTTATAATTCAAGAAGGTTTAATGTGGGATAGTATATTAGAAATACTATCTGAAAAAGCTAGACAAGGCGTAGATGTAAGAGTTATATATGATGATATGGGATGTCTTCAAACATTGCCTTATAAATATAATGAGAAATTAGAAAGTTTAGGGATAAAGTGTTTTGTGTTTAACCCATTTGTTCCGTTTGTTTCTTTAATAATGAATAATAGGGATCATAGAAAAATAACTGTAATAGATGGACATACAGCCTTTACAGGTGGAATAAATCTAGCTGATGAATATATAAACGAGATAGTTAGATTCGGGCACTGGAAAGATGCATCTATTATGATAAAGGGGGAAGCTGTATGGAATTTAACTATGATGTTTCTACAAGTTTGGGATTTCAATACTAACATACAAGAAGACTATGAACTTTTTAAGCCAGATAAACATTTTGAAGGAATATTTGAATCAGATGGATATGTCCAACCTTATGGAGATAGTCCATTAGACTCTGAAACTGTAGGAGAGAATGTTTATTTAAATATTATAAATAAAGCAAAAGATTATGTTTATATAAATACTCCTTATTTAATTGTTGATAATGAATTAGTTACAGCATTAACATTAGCAGCTAAAGGTGGAGTTGATATAAGAATAGTTACTCCTCATATAGAAGATAAATGGTATGCTCATATTGTAACTAGAGCATATTACGCTCAACTTATAGAGGCTGGAGTTAAGGTATATGAGTACACACCTGGGTTTATACATTCTAAAACATTTGTATCTGATGATGAAATAGGTGTTATAGGAACTATAAATATGGATTATAGAAGTTTATATTTACATTTTGAATGTGGAGTTTGGCTATATAAAACTAAATCTGTATTTGAAATAAAGGAGGATTTTTTGAATACCTTAAAAGTATGTCAAAGAATTACTCTAGAAGATTGCAATAAAGTTAAATGGTCAAATAGATTTATTAGATCAATACTTAGAGTTTTTGCACCTCTTATGTAA